Proteins encoded together in one Synechococcus sp. A15-62 window:
- a CDS encoding DUF1651 domain-containing protein → MGEGWLIDSDDCWIWRFHRDQKGWINEPKVFIDRGRRLPDGPPLLKERRHLRKTEAEQLWASLQTQGWKRLASPAWGDAAEL, encoded by the coding sequence ATGGGAGAGGGCTGGCTGATCGACAGCGACGATTGCTGGATCTGGCGATTCCACCGGGATCAGAAGGGATGGATCAACGAGCCGAAGGTCTTCATCGACAGAGGCCGTCGCCTGCCGGATGGCCCTCCCCTGCTGAAGGAACGCCGACATCTGCGAAAGACCGAAGCAGAACAGCTCTGGGCGTCCTTGCAGACCCAGGGCTGGAAGCGCCTTGCATCACCGGCCTGGGGCGACGCAGCTGAACTTTGA
- a CDS encoding nucleoside kinase: MSGAVPLVCICGPSAAGKTTFAAHLAGQLRARGYQPLLISCDDYYRSGWSPNSRYGFDTVDAIDADQLKLELSAVRYRQLDSLRSYDMRSRKVNSRLLQQPYDLVLVEGSYGPQHLLESVPISLVVYIETPLLQRLVQRLWRDVRDRQRPALYVIRQMLWEMLPGERRFIHPLKRRADVVVRGYDWNLEPVLSRIG; encoded by the coding sequence ATGTCTGGGGCAGTACCTCTGGTATGCATCTGCGGCCCGTCCGCGGCCGGCAAAACAACCTTCGCGGCCCATCTGGCTGGGCAACTGCGTGCCAGGGGGTACCAGCCATTGCTGATCTCCTGCGACGACTACTACCGCAGTGGTTGGTCGCCCAACTCGCGCTACGGCTTCGACACGGTGGATGCCATTGATGCGGATCAGTTGAAGCTGGAGCTCAGCGCTGTTCGCTACCGGCAGCTCGACTCCCTGCGTAGCTACGACATGCGCAGCCGCAAGGTCAACTCCAGGTTGTTGCAGCAGCCCTATGACTTGGTTCTGGTGGAAGGCTCCTACGGGCCGCAACATCTGTTGGAGTCTGTGCCGATCTCGCTGGTGGTGTACATCGAAACGCCTCTTCTGCAGCGGTTGGTTCAACGCCTCTGGCGTGATGTGCGCGACAGGCAGCGGCCGGCTTTGTACGTGATTCGCCAGATGCTGTGGGAGATGTTGCCGGGTGAGCGACGCTTCATTCACCCTTTGAAACGCCGCGCGGACGTGGTCGTTCGCGGCTACGACTGGAATCTGGAGCCCGTTCTCAGCAGAATCGGCTAA